The sequence GCTCGGCTGCGACACCCTGGAGGACTACCTGACGCGCAGCCGCTACTTCGGCGCGGTCGTCGGCAGGTACGGCAACCGCATCGCGGGCGGGCGGTTCACCCTCGACGGCGTCACCCACAGGCTGCCGGTGAACAACGGGCCCAACAGCCTGCACGGCGGGCCGGGCGGGTTCTCCAGTCGCGTGTGGCGGGTGGCGGAGGTCTCCGGCACGGCGGTGACGCTGGAGTACGTCAGCGCCGACGGGGAGGAGGGCTACCCGGGCACCCTGACCGTCTCGCTCACCTACACGCTGACCGAGGACGCGCTCCGGCTGGACTACCGCGCGACCACCGACGCGCCGACCGTGCTCAACCTGACCAACCACTCCTACTTCAACCTCGCCGGGAGCGGCGACGTCCTCAAGCACGTTGTCCGCATCGACGCCGACCGCTACCTGCCGGTGGACTCCTCGCAGATCCCGACCGGGGAGCTCGCCCCGGTGGCGGGCACCCCGTTCGACTTCACGACGCCCCACGAGATCGGCGCGCGGATCGCGGACCCGCGGCTGGGCGGCGGCTACGACCACTGCTACGTCCTGCGCGGCGGCATCGAGGTCGTCGAACCGGCCGGCGGCCGCGTCATGGAGGTCTCCACCACCGAGCCGGGCGTCCAGTTCTACTCGGGCAACCTCCTGGACGGCGTCGCCACCGCGTACGGCAGGCACGCCGGGCTCTGCCTGGAGACCCAGCACTTCCCCGACTCGCCCAACCGGGAGCACTTCCCGTCCACGGTGCTGCGCCCCGGCGAGGAGTTCGCCTCCACGACCGTCTACCGGTTCCCCTGACGCCGCGGGGGTGTCCGGACCGGGGCTGGGGAGGTCCCCCGGCGAGCAGGCGAGACTCGCGCCCGGCGGACCTCCCGCGATGGAGATCCGGGCGGAGTCTCCCCGGGGAGACGGGGGCCTAGGCTCTGGCGGCCGCGGCGTTCTCACCGGTGAACGCGGCCACGGCGCCCAGGCCGATGTAGACCACGCCGCTGGTGACGTCCAGGCGGCGGCGGGCGCGGGCGGAGCGGCGCAGGCGGCCCGCCATGGCCGAGGCGAGCAGGGCGAAGGCACCGTCACTGGCCATGCCGAGCGTGATCCAGATCACGCCGAGCAGCAGGATCTGCGGGGCGATCGGACCCCGGGAGGGGTCGGTGAACTGGGGCAGGAAGGCCAGGAAGAAGATCGCGGTCTTCGGGTTGAGCACGTTGACCACGAAGCCCTCCCAGAACATCCGGGACCGGCTCGCGACCGGCGGCCCGGCCGCCTCGGCGTCGTCCGGGCGGGACATCAGCTTCCGGATGCCCAGCCAGACCAGGTAGGCCGCGCCCAGATACTTGACCACGGCGAACGCGGTCGCCGAGGCGGCCAGCAGGGCGCTGACACCGAGGGCGGCGGCGGCCACATGGACCACGGAGCCGAGGTGGATGCCCAGCACCGACACCATCCCCGCGCCGCGGCCCTGGGCGACGCTGCGGGTCACGATGTAGAGCACCGCGGGACCCGGCACGAGCAGCAGGGCCAGGGGCGCGGCAGCGAAGAGGGCGAGCGTTGTCAGATCGGGCATATCAGGATCTTAGACTCGCCCGCTCTCTGATCGCCCGGGCTTTTCCGCGGGCCTCCTCAGCGGCCCTTCGCCGCGCGGAGCAGGTACGACGAGAGGACCACGACTCCGGCCAGTGCCTGGGCGGCCAGGAAGCCGCCGAGCGCGGACGGCTGGGCGGCCAGCGCCAGCGCCAGCGGAAGGCAGCCCAGCACCGCCAGGTCGACGCCGGTCAACCCCCACAGCACCGGGCCGGTGGGCACCGCTCCGGCCGGCGTCTCGATGATCGGCATCGCGTGGTCGACGGGGCTCCGCCGCGCCATCCGCAGGCCCGCGGCGGCCAGGACGGGAGCGGCCGGCGGCCCGAAGAGCCACCACGGGCCCTCCGCGAGCGTGCCGGCCAGGACCAGACCGGTCAGGGCCAGGGAGAGCCAGACGGCGCTCAGCAGCGCCGGCAGCAGCGCCCGCGCGGCGAGGGCGGCGCGGGCGTCGACGCCGAGCAGGCGCGCGAGACTCGGATTGTCCCTGTCGCGGCGCGCACCCGAGGTGCCCGCCACCGCGGCGGCCAGCGCGCCGGCGAGCAGGGCGCCCACCGTGATCGCGGTGACGCCCCCGGAGGCCTGGGCGGCCAGCGAGGGGAGCGCGGCGGCTCCGAGCAGGACGGCCGGCCGTCCAGGGCGCCGGCCCAGGCGGCGCCAGTCCTGCCAGGCCA comes from Streptosporangium roseum DSM 43021 and encodes:
- a CDS encoding LysE family translocator — its product is MPDLTTLALFAAAPLALLLVPGPAVLYIVTRSVAQGRGAGMVSVLGIHLGSVVHVAAAALGVSALLAASATAFAVVKYLGAAYLVWLGIRKLMSRPDDAEAAGPPVASRSRMFWEGFVVNVLNPKTAIFFLAFLPQFTDPSRGPIAPQILLLGVIWITLGMASDGAFALLASAMAGRLRRSARARRRLDVTSGVVYIGLGAVAAFTGENAAAARA
- a CDS encoding aldose epimerase family protein is translated as MNFGTTPSGEKVERHVLAAGRMRASVLGYGAILQSLEVSGVNVVLGCDTLEDYLTRSRYFGAVVGRYGNRIAGGRFTLDGVTHRLPVNNGPNSLHGGPGGFSSRVWRVAEVSGTAVTLEYVSADGEEGYPGTLTVSLTYTLTEDALRLDYRATTDAPTVLNLTNHSYFNLAGSGDVLKHVVRIDADRYLPVDSSQIPTGELAPVAGTPFDFTTPHEIGARIADPRLGGGYDHCYVLRGGIEVVEPAGGRVMEVSTTEPGVQFYSGNLLDGVATAYGRHAGLCLETQHFPDSPNREHFPSTVLRPGEEFASTTVYRFP